Proteins encoded by one window of Dermochelys coriacea isolate rDerCor1 chromosome 13, rDerCor1.pri.v4, whole genome shotgun sequence:
- the LOC119841651 gene encoding olfactory receptor 6F1-like encodes MSKENHTRVKEFILLGFPGSQYLQLSLFILFLFMYVLIITANVAIILLVRTHRCLQTPMYYFLCNFAFLEIWFTTACVPKTLANLVSQSKSISFTSCLLQMYFVFSFGCTEYFLLAVMAYDRYLAICYPLHYNTIMSSTLSVQLALSSWVGGFLVISVPAALIARLSFCGPNVINHFFCDISPWIILSCTDTYLVEVVCFIMFTIVILGSCVITLVSYIYIISTILKIPSAQSRQRAFSTCSSHLTVVIIWYGSTAFLHVKPSIETSLELTKIVTILNTIVTPLLNPFIYTLRNKEVREISKKVFSRGT; translated from the coding sequence ATGAGCAAGGAAAATCACACCAGAGTGAAGGAATTCATCCTTCTGGGATTCCCTGGGTCTCAGTATTTGCAGCTGTCCCTCTTCATACTCTTCCTCTTCATGTATGTCCTGATCATCACTGCTAATGTGGCCATCATCTTGCTAGTCAGGACCCACAGATGCCTTCAAACCCCCATGTACTACTTCCTCTGCAACTTTGCCTTCCTGGAGATCTGGTTCACCACAGCCTGTGTCCCTAAGACTCTAGCCAATCTTGTGTCCCAAAGCAAATCCATCTCCTTCACCAGCTGCCTTCTGCAGATGTATTTTGTCTTCTCCTTTGGCTGCACAGAATACTTCCTCTTGGCTGTCATGGCCTATGACCGCTATCTGGCCATTTGCTACCCATTGCATTATAACACTATTATGAGCAGCACTCTCTCTGTTCAGCTGGCCCTTAGCTCTTGGGTGGGTGGTTTCCTGGTTATTTCCGTGCCAGCAGCTCTGATTGCCAGGTTGTCCTTCTGTGGGCCAAACGTCATCAATCACTTCTTTTGTGACATATCTCCCTGGATAATTCTCTCCTGCACTGACACCTACCTTGTTGAAGTGGTCTGTTTCATCATGTTTACCATCGTCATCCTAGGGTCCTGTGTAATAACCCTGGTATCCTACATTTATATCATCTCCACCATCTTGAAAATCCCCTCAGCACAAAGTCGGCAAAGGGCCTTTTCCACCTGCTCTTCCCATCTCACAGTTGTGATTATATGGTACGGATCCACTGCTTTTCTACACGTTAAACCATCCATAGAGACGTCATTGGAACTCACCAAAATAGTCACCATCTTGAACACAATTGTGACTCCATTGCTAAATCCTTTCATCTACACATTGAGAAACAAAGAGGTCAGAGAGATCTCGAAAAAGGTATTCAGCAGAGGGACTTGA